Sequence from the Undibacterium piscinae genome:
TTGCCGGAAGTGCGCGCCTCCAGTAAAGCGCACACCACGCCAAACGCCAGCATCATGGCTCCACCGCCAAAATCACCGACCAAATTGAGCGGTGGTGCCGGTGGCGTATCGGCGCGCCCCATGGCTTGCAGCATCCCACTCAGCGCGAGGTAATTGATATCGTGGCCGGCCGCCTTGGCCAGCGGGCCGGTCTGACCCCAACCGGTAATACGGCCATACACCAGCTTAGGATTACGCTCCTGACAAGGCTGCGGCCCCAAGCCCAGACGCTCCATCACGCCGGGACGGAAACCCTCGATCAGCACATCGGCTTGCGCCACCAGGTCTAGCATCAGTTCGCGCGCCTCGGGCTGCTTGAGATCGAGCGCCAGCGAGCGCCGGCCGCGCGCCATCACGTCAAATTTAGTCCCCAGCATAGGGAAGGGATTAGCCGCGCCGGGTACCGCTTTGCGGTCTATCCGTATCACTTCGGCCCCCATGTCGGCCAGCATCATGGCAGCGAACGGGCATGGGCCAAGACCCACCATTTCTATTACGCGTAGTCCTGCTAAGGGTCCGGCCATTGTTGATCCTCTATCCTGATTGCGCATAAAATGCTCCGAGCTTAGGAGTGACACAAAACTATCCCTGCAAGGCGCACCGGCAGGGATAATTTTGTATCAGCCATAACTACAAAGACCGGGCGATGATTTCCTTCATGACTTCATTGGCACCGCCGTAAATCTTTTGCACCCTGGCGTCCACATACATCTGGGCAATCGGATATTCCAGCATATAGCCATAGCCGCCAAACAATTGCAGACACTGATCGACCACTTTACACTGCAAATCGGAAATCCAGTATTTCGCCATCGAAGCTAACTCGGCATCCATGCGCCCTTCTATCATATCGACGATACAGCGATCGATGAAGGTACGCGCAATCGTCGCTTCGGTCTTGATTTCCGCCAGCACAAAACGCGTGTTCTGCATCTCTATCAGTGCCTGGCCAAAAGCCTTGCGCTGCTTGCAGTGCTCTACCGTCAGACGCAAGGCGCGCTCGATACTTGCCACCCCGCCCACACCCAAAATCGTGCGCTCGTAAGGCAGCTCGGTCATCAGTTGGCTAAAGCCTTTGCCTTCGACGCCACCCAAAATGTTTTCTACCGGCACCCGGATATTATCGAAGAACAACTCGCAGGTATCCTGCCCCTTTTGGCCCATTTTTTCGAGTATGCGGCCGACCTTGAAGCCCGCGCAATCCTTGGTTTCCAGCAGCAGCAAAGAAACCCCCTTGGCACCGGCCTCAGGATCAGTCTTGCAAACGACGACGATCAGATCGGCCAGATAACCGTTAGAGATAAAGGTCTTGGAACCATTCAGCAGATACGCATCGCCCTCTCGCAAAGCGGTGCTGCGTATGCCTTTCAGATCAGATCCGGCACCCGGTTCAGACATGGCGATCGCCGCCACCATCTCACCGCTGGCCAGCTTCGGCAGGTATTTTTCTTTCTGCGCCTGAGTACCCTGGTTTAACAGGTAATGCGCGACAATCGCATGGACATGAATCCCGAAAGCGCTATCACCGGCAGTCGCAAGCTCTTCAAACACCACGCACTGATAGGCAAAATTGCCGCCCGAGCCGCCGTATTCTTCCGGGATATCGGCCAATAGCATCCCCATCTCGCCGGCCTTATTCCACAGCTTGCGGTCTACATGTTGCTGCTGCTTCCAGGCTTCCTGATGCGGCGTCATTTCGCTATCGATAAAATGCCTTACGGCATCGCGAAAACCGTCCAGTTCCGGGGTCATCCATGCTGAGCTGTAATTCATCGTCGTCTTCCTTTTAAATTATTTTTGGTACTGGCGATCAAGACGCCCGGTACATGGTCACTACACATGCGCCACCCAGACCCAGGTTATGTTGCAAGGCCACTTGCGCGCCTGCCACCTGACGGTCACCGGCGCTGCCGCGCAACTGATGGGTCAGCTCAAAACATTGCGCCAGGCCGGTTGCGCCCAGCGGATGGCCTTTTGATAGCAAGCCACCGGAAGGATTGGTGACCACCTTGCCGCCATAGGTATTGTCGCCATCACAGATAAATTTATCCGCGCCGCCTTCCGGACAAAGGCCCAGCGCTTCGTAGGTAATCAGCTCGTTATGCGCGAAACAGTCATGTAATTCGACCACATCGAGATCCTCCGGGCCCAGGCCCGCTTGGCGGTACACCTGTTCGGCCGCTGCCTTGCTCATGTCGTAACCGACCACACGCATCATGTCATCAGATTCAAAGGTAGCCGGTGTATCGGTGGTCATGGCTTGCGCAGCGATATACACGCTGGTGTTCAAGCCACGCGATTTGGCAAAGGACTCGGACACCAGCACCGCCGCCGCCGCGCCGCAGGTTGGCGGACATGCCATCAGCTTGGTCATCACGCCTGGCCATATCATGGTGGAATTGAGTACATCGTCGGCTGTCACAACCTGCTTGAATAAGGCCAGCGGATTATTTGCGGCATGGCGGCTGGCCTTGGCGCGAATTTTGGCGAAAGCGTCCAGCGGGGTACCGTATTTTTGCATGTGCGCCAGACCGGCGCCGCCAAAATAACGCAACGCCAGCGGAATCTGCGGCATACCAACCAGCTTATCGGTGACCTCATCGAAGGCATCGAACGGGCTAGGGCGATCCTGGAAAATCGAACCCAGAGCGCCCGCACTCATCTGCTCAAAACCCAGCACCAGCACGCAATCGAGCGCGCCGCTGGCGATCGCCTGACGTGCCAGAAACAAGGCGGTAGAGCCGGTCGAACAATTATTGTTGACGTTAAATACCGGAATCCCCGTCATGCCGACCTTATACAGTGCCTTCTGGCCGCTGGTGGAATCGCCATATACATAGCCGACATAGGCTTGCTGTATATCCTCGTAAGCGAGGCCTGCATCGGCCAGTGCCATGCGCGCGGCGGCAGCCCCCATCTCGTCATACGGCGCCGTAGCGCTAGGTTTGGTGAAAGGGATCATACCAACGCCAGACACAAATACTGGATGACTCTGATGACTCATAAGGGCTCCTGAATAATTTTTGTGGATTAAAGAGTGATTAGGTCAATCGACCTATAGCTGACAAATTATAGGTCAGCCGTACTATTTGTCAATGGGTGTGGGATAATTTCATCACTTTCACATTTGCGCTTTCATGACTACCATCGCCCCCCTCACCACCGTCACCAAGACCAGCACCGCGCTCAAGAGCAAAACCTCGGTCACCACCGAAAAAGGCCTGGGACGTGCCCAGGAAATCTTGCATGCGGCACGCCTGATCTTTGCCGCCGAAGGCTATGCCGGGCTAAGCATGCGACGCGTCGCCAGTGATGTAGGCATCAGCCTGAGCAATGTCCAGCATTACTACAAGAGCAAAGATCTGCTGATCGAAGCCATGCTGCAGTTCACCATGAACACCTTTCAGGCCAAGCTGGACGCCATCGCACAAAACATGGATGGTTCCACCCGCATCGAGCAACTCGACCTGAGCATGCAAATGTTTCTTGATGAACTTAGCGACCCGGTAACCCATGGAGTATTTTTTGAAATCTGGGCGCTGGCTGAACGCAACGCGTTTGCCTCGGATCTGATGGGTAAGATGCTGGCACGCGAAAGGAAGGCGATCTACAAATTAATTCAGGGCATGTCATCCGAGATTTCGGATGAGCAAGCGATGTTGCGTGCCATCCTCATCGTGGCGCAGGTCGAGGGTTTGATGCTGTTCCGCTTGCATAAGCACGGCAAAAAAAAATGAAGTGGCGACTATCCATGCGGCCTTGCGCAAAGCCGTGATGAATCTGGCGACGGTCCCTTAAACCGCTAACAGTAAGATCGGAGAGATAAACCAGATAGACGATATCGTCGACCTGAATAGCAGAGCTCCCGACTGCGTCAGGCAAGGCTCTATTAATCTTGCTTTATTTTCATTACTCCACTAGCATGGACGGGTGTTTTTCCTCCCACACCGCCCATGCACAGTCTGCCCGAATTACGAGAGCTGGAACGCCTGATCAAGTTGGGAAAAGGCCATCTGGAAACCCATGTCGCCTGCGAAGTACCGGCAGGAAACCAGCATTTTCCGGTATATCAGCTAGCCTTGGGCAACCCCGACAAGAATGTTCCGGCGATAGGTTTTTTTTGGCGGAATTCATGGCCTGGAGCGCATTGGCACCCAGGTCTTGCTGTGCTTTTTACGCGGTTTGCTGACGCGGCTGATCTGGGATAAAAGCCTGCATCACCTGCTGCAGGAAGTGCGACTGGTGTTTATGCCCTTACTCAATCCCGGCGGCATGGCACAGCATACCCGCTGCAATCCGCAAGGCGTCGATCTGATGCGCAATGCGCCGGTCGAGGCAGCAGGCAAGGTGCCGTTTTTGCTTGGCGGCCATCGCTATAGCCCACGCCTGCCGTGGTATCGCGGTGCACCTGGCGCAGCAATGGAAATAGAAAACCAAGCTTTATGCCGCGTCGTCAACGACGAGTTACTCAGCCGCCCGTTTAGCATTGCGCTCGATTGCCATTCCGGCTTCGGCCTGCGTGACCGGGTTTGGTTTCCGCACGCGCATAGCGTACATCCGATAGAACATCTGGCCGACATTCTGGCGCTGGAAGAGTTGTTTGAACAAAGCCATCCGAATCACCGCTATCTGTTCGAGCCGCAAAGCCTGCAATACCGGACCCACGGCGACATCTGGGATTACCTGTATCTGCAAGCGCAGTCCGATACCAGTAACACTTTTTTACCGCTGACACTGGAAATGGGTTCCTGGCTATGGGTAAAGAAAAATCCGCGTCAGTTATTCTCGCGGCATGGCATGTTCAATCCCACCGCCCAGCACAGGCTGCAAAGGGTATTGCGTGGCCACACGGTATGGCTCGATTTTCTGATGCGCGCCGCCTGCGGTCATACTAACTGGCTGGCCACCGGCCCGCGCCGCTGCCGTCTGCAAGAGCGTGCCGTGGCGCGCTGGTACCGGCCATGACAACGCCGGCCACTTGGGTATTGCTACGCGGTTTAATGCGCGAGCAGCGCCACTGGGGCGGCTTTCCGGCACAATTTCAGGCGGTCGTGCAGGCGCCTGTCGTCTGCCTCGATTTTGCCGGCAACGGTAGCCAGCATCATAAAACCAGTGCCAGCAGCGTACCGGCGATGTTGCAAGACTTGCGCAGCCAACTCAGGGAGCAGGGTCATCGGCCACCTTACCGCGTACTGGCATTGTCGCTAGGCGCGATGGTGGCAGTCGACTGGGCCAGCCACTATCCGGCCGAGCTGGAAAAAGTGGTGCTGATCAATACCAGCCTGGCTCCCTACAATCCGTTTTACCACAGGCTAAGACCGGCTAATTATGCTGCCCTGATAAGTTTTGCTGGCCGGATGCTGGCCGGCTGATCGCAGTGGGCAAAGCGGCAGCAACGCGCCGCGAACAATGGGCTGCTTATGCGCGAGAATGCACTATCACGCGCGGCAATATCCAGTTATTCGCCGCGTCAATTATCGCGCAGCCGGCACGCCAACCGTGCCCTTGCTAGTGGGCAAAGACCGGGCAAGCGAACGCAGCCGCATATCAGGCCATCGACCTGCTCGAACAATCGGCGCGGGGCTGGAGTTCCATCGTATGCGCGAGCAAAAACCCTGGTGCGTATTCCGGTGGTTCCCTGTTGAACCTGGCCGAAGGCAAGTTCGGCAAATCCGATGCCGGCAATGTACGCTGGGTCGCGGCGGTTGGTACCGATTACGGCATGATCGCGGTGCGCGCCGATTCGCCTTACCAGAATCTGCGTGAGCTGATGAAAGCCATCAAGGATAAGCCTTCTGCGGTAGCGATCGGTGCCGGTGGCACTATCGGTAGCCAGGATTGGCTGAAGATGGCACAGCTCTCGAAACAATCGAATCTTGATCCTAAGTTACTCAGGGTGGTCGCCTTTGAAGGCGGTGGCGAATCATTTACCGCCTTGCTGGCCGGTCATGTACAGGTAGTTTCGGGCGATGTGTCGGAAGCGAGCCTGCATGCGCGTGAAGGCAAGATACGCGTGCTGGCGGTGTTATCTGACGCCCGTCTGCCGGGCTTGCTGTCCAATGTGCCGACCGCGCATGAGCAAGGCTTTGATGTCACCTGGCCGATTATCCGCGGGATCTACATGGGACCGCAGGTGAGCGATGCCGATTATCAGAAGTGGGTCAGCCATTTTCAGCGCGCCATGAATACGCCGGCGTTTGACGAGATGCGTAAGGCACATGGCCTGTATCCGTTTGCCATGACCGGCAAGAACCTCACCGATTACATAGAGCGGGCGGTACACAATTACCGCCAGCAGGCACGTGAATTTGGTTTGGTGCGCTAAGGCCGGTCCGGTACTTAGGCATAGAACCAGAGTGGTAGTAAAGCAAGACCTTGTAGTAATAAGCAGCACCCATTTCCAATTAAAAAATTAAATCCCCCAACAGGAGAAGACAAATGATTTCAAAATCAGTGATTGCCACAGCCATTGCGAGCGTTTCCTTTAGCATGTCCTTTAATGTCTTGGCGCAAGTGCCGGCCGGTTATCCTGCGGACTACAGCAAGATCATGGATGCTGCCAAAAAAGAAGGCAAAGTGGTCATCTATAGCGCTACCGACACCAAGGCGGTAGAGCCGCTGATTAAGGATTTCAAGTCCATGTACCCGGACGTGCAGGTTGAATATAACGACATGAATTCCACCGAGGTCTACAACCGTTATATCTCCGAAAGCGCGGCTGGCGGGAATACTGCCGATCTGATGTGGTCGTCCGCCATGGATCTGCAGGTTAAGCTGGCCTCTGATGGTTATGCCATGCAATACACGTCACCGGAAATCAGTGGTTTGCCGGCATGGTCGATCTGGAATAACGCCGCTTACGGCACCACCTTTGAGCCTGCCGTGTTTGTCTACAACAAGCGCCTGGTGTCGCCAGATGAAGTGCCAAAGACGCATGCCGAATTTGCCAAGCTGATCAGCACCAAGACCGAAAAATTCAAGAACAAGGTGACCACCTACGATATCGAAAAATCGGGTGTCGGTTTCATGTTCATTACCCAGGACAGCCGCGAGAATAAGGATTTCTGGGACTTGGCCAAGGCTTTCGGCACTGCCAGCGTACGCGTACAGTCTTCCACCGGCACCATGTTAGAGCGCATCTCGTCCGGCGAGAATCTGCTTGGCTACAATATCATCGGTTCCTATGCCTTGGCGCGTGCCGCTAAAGACCCTTCGATCGGTGTCCAATTCGCCACCGACTACACACTGATATTGTCACGCGTGATGTTCATCAGCAAAGCGGCTAAGCATCCTAACGCCGCCAAACTGTGGCTCGATTACACGCTGTCCAAGCGCGGCCAGACCATCATCGCCAATGAAGCGAATTTATTCGCGATCCGCCCAGATATCACGGGTGAAGCCAATCCGCGCGGACTGGCGAAAAAAATCGGTGCCGGCATGAAGCCTTTGCCGGTCAATCCTATGCTGTTGCAGTACCTCGATCAGACTAAGCGTCTGGCTTTCCTGAAGCAATGGAAAGAAGCTGCCGGTAAGAAGTAATCGCGTCACTCCGGTCACCCTTGCCCTCGGACAGGCGCGGGGGTGACTAGTTTCTGTTTTTCTCCCATGTGTAATTTGATTTCGTCATCGTCATCCGACCTGATGCCGGCTAAGTACATTCTTTTTTTATTTGAATAGGGCATTTTATGCACACCCCCGCTCTCACTGCTCCCGGCAAATGGTCGCAGCTTAATTGGCCGCGCGGTCTGGTCGTCACACTGGCTGTGCTGGCGATCTTTACACCGCTATCTCTGATTTTTTTCCAAAGCTTTTTGTCTGCACCATTCTTTTCCCCGACCAAGGAAATCAGTGTCGAGGCTTACCGTTTCATCTTTGATGATCCGGATTTCAGTAGCGCTTTCAAGAATGGCCTGATCCTGGCCTCCGGCCTGGCCTGTATTTCCGTTCCTTTGGGTGGCATGCTGGCATTCCTGATGACGCGCACCGATCTGCCGGGCCGCAGCTGGATAGAGCCGATGTTGCTGGTGCCGATTTTTGTGTCACCGATGGTGATGGCGTTCGGTTATGTAGTGGCGATGGGACCGGTCGGTTTTTATACGCTGTGGGTCAAGCAGTTGACCGGGGTGGAACCATGGAATATTTATTCCTTCGCCAGCATCGTGATTATCGCTGGCTTAACCCATGTACCGCACGTGTATCTGTATTCTTCTTCCGCGCTCAAGAGCCTGGGCTCGGATGTGGAAGAAGCGGCGCGCGTATCTGGCGCCTCGCCGTTTCAGGTGGCTTTGCACGTATCCTTGCCTATGA
This genomic interval carries:
- a CDS encoding ABC transporter substrate-binding protein; this encodes MISKSVIATAIASVSFSMSFNVLAQVPAGYPADYSKIMDAAKKEGKVVIYSATDTKAVEPLIKDFKSMYPDVQVEYNDMNSTEVYNRYISESAAGGNTADLMWSSAMDLQVKLASDGYAMQYTSPEISGLPAWSIWNNAAYGTTFEPAVFVYNKRLVSPDEVPKTHAEFAKLISTKTEKFKNKVTTYDIEKSGVGFMFITQDSRENKDFWDLAKAFGTASVRVQSSTGTMLERISSGENLLGYNIIGSYALARAAKDPSIGVQFATDYTLILSRVMFISKAAKHPNAAKLWLDYTLSKRGQTIIANEANLFAIRPDITGEANPRGLAKKIGAGMKPLPVNPMLLQYLDQTKRLAFLKQWKEAAGKK
- a CDS encoding acyl-CoA dehydrogenase, which codes for MTPELDGFRDAVRHFIDSEMTPHQEAWKQQQHVDRKLWNKAGEMGMLLADIPEEYGGSGGNFAYQCVVFEELATAGDSAFGIHVHAIVAHYLLNQGTQAQKEKYLPKLASGEMVAAIAMSEPGAGSDLKGIRSTALREGDAYLLNGSKTFISNGYLADLIVVVCKTDPEAGAKGVSLLLLETKDCAGFKVGRILEKMGQKGQDTCELFFDNIRVPVENILGGVEGKGFSQLMTELPYERTILGVGGVASIERALRLTVEHCKQRKAFGQALIEMQNTRFVLAEIKTEATIARTFIDRCIVDMIEGRMDAELASMAKYWISDLQCKVVDQCLQLFGGYGYMLEYPIAQMYVDARVQKIYGGANEVMKEIIARSL
- a CDS encoding lipid-transfer protein — encoded protein: MSHQSHPVFVSGVGMIPFTKPSATAPYDEMGAAAARMALADAGLAYEDIQQAYVGYVYGDSTSGQKALYKVGMTGIPVFNVNNNCSTGSTALFLARQAIASGALDCVLVLGFEQMSAGALGSIFQDRPSPFDAFDEVTDKLVGMPQIPLALRYFGGAGLAHMQKYGTPLDAFAKIRAKASRHAANNPLALFKQVVTADDVLNSTMIWPGVMTKLMACPPTCGAAAAVLVSESFAKSRGLNTSVYIAAQAMTTDTPATFESDDMMRVVGYDMSKAAAEQVYRQAGLGPEDLDVVELHDCFAHNELITYEALGLCPEGGADKFICDGDNTYGGKVVTNPSGGLLSKGHPLGATGLAQCFELTHQLRGSAGDRQVAGAQVALQHNLGLGGACVVTMYRAS
- a CDS encoding tripartite tricarboxylate transporter substrate binding protein, producing MDLLEQSARGWSSIVCASKNPGAYSGGSLLNLAEGKFGKSDAGNVRWVAAVGTDYGMIAVRADSPYQNLRELMKAIKDKPSAVAIGAGGTIGSQDWLKMAQLSKQSNLDPKLLRVVAFEGGGESFTALLAGHVQVVSGDVSEASLHAREGKIRVLAVLSDARLPGLLSNVPTAHEQGFDVTWPIIRGIYMGPQVSDADYQKWVSHFQRAMNTPAFDEMRKAHGLYPFAMTGKNLTDYIERAVHNYRQQAREFGLVR
- a CDS encoding alpha/beta hydrolase, which translates into the protein MTTPATWVLLRGLMREQRHWGGFPAQFQAVVQAPVVCLDFAGNGSQHHKTSASSVPAMLQDLRSQLREQGHRPPYRVLALSLGAMVAVDWASHYPAELEKVVLINTSLAPYNPFYHRLRPANYAALISFAGRMLAG